In the genome of Triticum urartu cultivar G1812 chromosome 5, Tu2.1, whole genome shotgun sequence, one region contains:
- the LOC125508994 gene encoding mediator of RNA polymerase II transcription subunit 14, producing the protein MAGELGQQTVELGSVVRRAAEESYLALRDLVEKSQAESDWKGAYGGRQRSDSEKKIDLLKFIARTRQRMLRLHVLAKWCQQVPLVQYCQQLGSTLSSHETCFTQTADSLFFMHEGLQQARAPTFDVPSALEVMLTGSYQRLPRCIEDIGSQNKLSPDEEKHALQKLDTSVRYKVLVTPRPKEVSSISVTDGVAVFRVDGEFKVLLTLGYRGNLDLWRILHMELLVGEKNGPIKLGEIRRFALGDDIERRMAVSENPFSVLYAILHELSISLAMDTIIRQANVLRHGRWKEAISSERISDSTTGQTGNAAVMQLGQDGEFDSSGFRLPVLKLNYWLDGKNSGPAESDLSPFIKIEAGQDMQIKCQHSSFILDPLTDKEANLSLDLSCIDVEKLILKAIACNRHTRLLDIQRQLCKNVQISQSPKDVVLKRDVGVAKAPHKKTEKASFADFCGNEVLQVRAYGQAYIVLGVNIRSGRFILQSPKNILPPSALVDWEEALNKGSNTATEVFSSLRTRSILHLLVSTGSFFGLKVYEQSQGTLKIPEAILHGSDLMVMGFPQCANAYYLLMQLDKDFRPVFHLLETQSDASNKLNANIGAKEAMRVNKIDVGQMEKIKYEKNSNPFDAKLHSLQSIENCDDMMDNQLLIQNSVDPLPLLPACSPSFSSIVDETFECEHGSSLPSASPVRSLSLGPQGASTRTISQMQDGALSHAQANNTSIVRPGVGVNSYFQNSLSHLQSTNAFLSSNPVRNSSAIKLSNSKSNHDLSSLSSPSEHGIADGNKPFQLAPSSTLPAHLVRSSPAIEGLGKAITLGADCAPRKRSLSDFLLDLPSLQGLKSSEPSKRRKISESAQSSLPLQAYSSSSQSGTSLTHGNNILAERNNCVPATVYASVLLHVIRHCSLCIKHAQLTAQMYSSAIPYVEEVGMRSPSSNIWFRLPFAQDDSWKHICLRLGKAGSMSWDVRINDPHFKELWELNGGSTSTPWGVGVRIANTSEMDSHISFDVDGVVLTYSTVEADSVKRLVSDLQRLANARVFARGMRRLIGVKLDDKLDDNHISVGMKSQSVNKGHSDADRLSEHMGKPFRIEAVGLMSFWFSYGHMPMVHFVVEWETAKEGCTMHVSPDQLWPHTKFLEDFVNGGEVASFLDCIRLTAGPLLALGGAIRPARMPVTVSTGYSSMPKQTNNVPSQGPLANGSSATTMHHASAPSNATAHLGGHTLHTAAMLSAAGRGGPGLVPSSLLPFDVSVVLRGPYWIRIIYRKKFSVDMRCFAGDQVWLQPATPPKGGPSVGGSLPCPQFRPFIMEHVAQGLNALEPAFMNATQPGPHLNTSAGAPQSAPVANRLNATPGVAMSRPTSSVANHVAASLSRAGNAMLSSSGLASGIGGASVRLTPGTGLPVHMKGELNTAFIGLGDDGGYGGGWVPLAALKKVLRGILKYLGVLWLFAQLPELLKEILGSILKDNEGALLNLDQEQPALRFYVGGYVFAVSVHRVQLLLQVLSVKRFHHQQQQQQAQSNAQEELTSAEINEICDYFSRRVASEPYDASRVASFITLLTLPISVLREFLKLITWKKGFSQAHGDIATAQRARIELCLENHSGSASDDRTESSLAKSNIHHDRAHSSVEFALTFVLDHALIPHMNVAGGAAWLPYCVSVRLRYSFGDNSHISFLAINGSHGGRACWLQSEDWERCKQKVARAVETVNGTPAVAEPGQGRLRMVAEMIQKQLQLCLQQLRDGPLSAGSTAS; encoded by the exons ATGGCGGGGGAGCTGGGGCAGCAGACGGTGGAGCTGGGGTCCGTTgtgcggcgggcggcggaggagtcGTACCTGGCGCTGCGGGACCTCGTGGAGAAGTCGCAGGCCGAGTCCGACTGGAAGGGCGCCTATGGCGGGCGGCAGCGGTCGGACTCCGAGAAGAAGATTGACCTCCTCAAATTCATCGCCCGCACCCGCCAGCGCATGCTCCGCCTCCATGTGCTCGCCAAGTGGTGTCAGCAG GTTCCGTTGGTTCAGTACTGTCAGCAACTTGGATCGACCCTTTCTAGCCATGAAACATGCTTCACCCAAACAGCTGACTCACTGTTCTTCATGCATGAGGGGTTGCAGCAAGCACGAGCTCCTACATTTGATGTTCCTTCTGCTTTAGAGGTTATGCTTACAGGCAGTTATCAGAGGTTACCAAGATGTATAGAAGATATAGGGAGCCAAAATAAACTTTCTCCAGATGAAGAAAAACATGCTTTGCAGAAGTTGGACACCAGTGTGCGCTACAAAGTACTTGTGACTCCAAGACCCAAAGAAGTATCTAGCATTTCAGTAACTGATGGGGTAGCTGTTTTTCGTGTGGATGGAGAATTTAAAGTTCTTCTTACGTTAGGTTACCGTGGTAACCTAGATTTATGGAGGATACTGCACATGGAGTTGCTTGTTGGTGAGAAGAATGGCCCTATTAAGCTGGGAGAAATTAGGAGATTTGCTCTTGGTGATGATATAGAAAGAAGAATGGCAGTTTCTGAGAATCCCTTTTCTGTGCTGTATGCTATACTTCACGAATTAAGCATTTCACTTGCTATGGACACTATCATTAGGCAGGCTAATGTTCTTCGACACGGAAGGTGGAAGGAAGCAATAAGTTCTGAACGTATCTCAGACAGCACCACAGGTCAAACTGGAAATGCTGCTGTAATGCAGCTTGGTCAAGATGGGGAATTTGATTCAAGTGGTTTTAGGTTACCTGTGTTGAAATTGAATTACTGGTTGGATGGCAAAAACAGTGGCCCAGCAGAATCTGATTTATCCCCATTTATCAAAATTGAGGCAGGGCAAGACATGCAGATAAAATGCCAGCATAGCTCATTTATACTTGATCCTTTGACAGATAAAGAAGCTAATCTTTCTCTTGATCTGTCCTGCATTGATGTTGAGAAACTCATTTTAAAAGCAATTGCTTGCAATAGGCACACACGTCTTCTTGACATTCAGAGACAATTGTGCAAAAATGTGCAAATTTCTCAGTCACCCAAAGATGTTGTCCTGAAGCGGGACGTTGGTGTAGCAAAGGCACCACATAAG AAGACAGAGAAAGCGAGCTTTGCAGATTTTTGTGGAAATGAAGTGCTTCAAGTGCGAGCATATGGTCAAGCATATATTGTTCTTGGAGTAAATATCAG GAGTGGTCGTTTCATCCTACAATCACCAAAGAATATCTTACCTCCTTCCGCTCTGGTGGATTGGGAAGAAGCTCTAAACAAAGGCAGTAACACAGCGACTGAGGTTTTCTCAAGCTTAAGGACTAGGAGCATCCTCCATCTGCTTGTATCTACTGGAAGTTTTTTTGGCCTCAAG GTTTATGAGCAGTCTCAGGGTACTCTAAAGATTCCAGAGGCCATATTACATGGTTCAGATCTGATGGTTATGGGATTTCCGCAATGCGCAAATGCCTATTATCTGTTGATGCAACTTGATAAGGATTTCAGGCCTGTTTTTCATTTGCTTGAAACACAGTCTGACGCAAGCAATAAGCTTAATGCAAATATAGGTGCCAAAGAAGCCATGAGGGTAAACAAGATTGATGTTGGGCAGATGGAAAAAATAAAATATGAGAAGAATTCAAATCCTTTTGATGCCAAACTGCATTCCCTACAAAGTATAGAGAACTGTGATGACATGATGGACAATCAacttctcattcagaatagtgtTGATCCTCTTCCACTGCTGCCTGCTTGTTCACCATCGTTTTCATCTATTGTTGATGAGACCTTCGAATGTGAACATGGTTCTAGTTTGCCTTCTGCTTCTCCTGTGCGCTCTCTTTCACTTGGTCCTCAAGGCGCAAGCACCAGAACTATTTCACAGATGCAGGATGGGGCCTTGTCTCATGCCCAAGCTAATAATACCTCAATAGTTCGTCCTGGTGTCGGTGTGAACAGCTATTTCCAAAATAGTTTGAGCCATTTACAGAGTACAAACGCCTTTTTGTCCTCTAACCCTGTAAGAAATTCATCTGCTATCAAGTTGTCAAACTCTAAATCTAATCATGACCTGAGTTCATTGAGCTCTCCAAGTGAGCATGGTATTGCAGATGGAAATAAACCATTTCAACTCGCCCCTTCAAGCACGTTGCCTGCTCATTTGGTTCGATCTTCACCTGCCATTGAAG GATTAGGGAAGGCCATCACCTTAGGCGCTGATTGTGCACCTAGAAAGCGCTCTCTTTCAGATTTCCTGCTAGATCTCCCTTCACTGCAAGGACTGAAATCCAGTGAGCCAAGTAAGCGAAGAAAAATATCAGAATCGGCGCAGAGTTCCCTTCCTTTGCAGGCATACTCTTCTAGTTCACAATCAGGAACCAGCCTCACCCATGGAAATAATATTCTTGCCGAAAGAAATAATTGTGTTCCAGCAACTGTGTATGCTTCAGTGCTACTACATGTAATAAGGCACTGTTCGCTATGCATCAAGCATGCTCAACTAACTGCCCAGATGTATTCTAGTGCCATTCCATATGTCGAAGAAGTGGGCATGCGATCACCATCCTCGAATATTTGGTTCAGGTTACCGTTTGCTCAAGATGATTCTTGGAAACACATATGCTTACGCCTTGGAAAGGCTGGAAGCATGTCATGGGACGTTAGGATAAATGATCCACATTTCAAGGAACTTTGGGAGCTCAATGGAGGAAGCACCTCAACACCGTGGGGTGTTGGTGTACGCATAGCTAACACATCTGAGATGGATTCACATATCTCTTTTGACGTGGATGGTGTTGTTTTAACTTATAGCACTGTTGAGGCAGATAGTGTTAAGAGGCTTGTGTCAGATTTACAACGGCTTGCCAATGCACGGGTATTTGCTCGTGGAATGAGGAGATTGATTGGTGTAAAACTTGATGATAAGCTAGATGACAACCATATATCTGTGGGGATGAAATCACAGTCTGTTAATAAAGGCCATAGTGATGCTGACAGGCTATCTGAACATATGGGAAAGCCATTCAGGATTGAAGCTGTTGGCCTAATGAGCTTTTGGTTCAGCTATGGCCATATGCCAATGGTTCACTTTGTTGTCGAATGGGAAACTGCTAAGGAAGGTTGCACAATGCATGTTTCTCCTGACCAGCTTTGGCCACACACAAAG TTTTTGGAGGATTTCGTGAATGGTGGTGAGGTTGCATCCTTCTTGGATTGTATTCGGCTAACAGCAGGACCTTTACTTGCTCTTGGGGGTGCAATTCGTCCTGCACGGATGCCTGTAACAGTTTCGACTGGGTACAGCTCAATGCCAAAGCAAACTAATAATGTCCCCTCCCAGGGGCCACTAGCAAATGGTTCATCAGCAACAACTATGCATCATGCATCTGCCCCATCAAATGCTACGGCACATTTGGGTGGTCATACTCTTCATACTGCTGCCATGCTCTCCGCTGCTGGACGGGGTGGACCTGGACTTGTTCCTAGTTCATTGCTGCCTTTTGATGTTTCCGTCGTGCTTCGGGGCCCATACTGGATACGCATTATATATCGCAAGAAGTTTTCTGTTGACATGCGTTGCTTCGCCGGGGATCAGGTTTGGCTacagcccgcaacccctcctaAGGGTGGGCCTTCAGTTGGCGGGTCATTGCCATGTCCACAATTTAGACCTTTCATAATGGAGCATGTTGCTCAAGGTCTAAATGCTCTTGAACCTGCTTTCATGAATGCTACACAGCCTGGTCCACACTTAAATACTAGTGCTGGAGCTCCACAATCTGCTCCTGTTGCAAACCGTTTAAATGCCACCCCTGGTGTTGCTATGTCCAGGCCAACTTCTAGTGTTGCCAACCATGTAGCAGCTAGTTTGAGTCGAGCAGGAAATGCCATGTTGTCTTCTTCAGGTCTTGCTTCAGGGATTGGTGGAGCCTCTGTGCGACTAACACCTGGAACTGGCCTTCCTGTTCATATGAAAGGAGAACTAAACACAGCCTTCATTGGGCTTGGGGATGATGGTGGCTACGGTGGTGGTTGGGTTCCGTTGGCAGCTCTCAAGAAGGTGTTAAGAGGGATTCTTAAGTACCTTGGAGTTCTATGGTTGTTTGCACAGTTGCCTGAACTTCTGAAAGAGATATTGGGGTCAATTTTGAAGGACAACGAAGGGGCTCTTTTGAATTTGGATCAAGAGCAGCCTGCACTGCGGTTCTATGTGGG AGGTTATGTATTTGCAGTTAGCGTCCATCGGGTTCAACTGCTTCTACAAGTTCTGAGTGTTAAGCGGTTTCACCaccagcaacagcaacagcaagcTCAGAGCAATGCTCAGGAGGAGCTGACATCTGCCGAGATCAACGAGATATGCGATTATTTCAGCAGGCGTGTTGCCTCTGAACCATATGATGCTTCAAGAGTTGCTTCTTTTATCACTTTGCTTACATTACCTATATCGGTGCTGAGAGAATTTTTGAAGCTGATTACTTGGAAGAAAGGGTTTTCCCAGGCTCATGGTGACATTGCAACTGCTCAGAGGGCTCGCATTGAGCTTTGTTTGGAAAATCACTCAGGATCAGCTTCAGATGATAGAACAGAAAGCTCTTTAGCTAAGAGCAATATTCATCATGATAGAGCCCACAGTTCAGTAGAGTTTGCTCTCACATTTGTACTTGACCATGCGCTCATTCCTCACATGAACGTAGCTGGTGGAGCTGCCTGGCTTCCGTATTGTGTATCCGTGAGACTGAGGTATTCTTTTGGAGACAACAGCCATATATCATTCCTTGCAATAAATGGGAGCCATGGTGGGAGAGCTTGCTGGCTGCAGTCTGAAGATTGGGAAAGATGTAAGCAGAAGGTGGCGAGGGCAGTGGAGACTGTGAATGGGACCCCTGCTGTTGCAGAACCGGGCCAAGGAAGGCTGCGAATGGTTGCTGAGATGATACAAAAGCAACTCCAACTTTGTCTACAGCAGCTGAGAGACGGACCACTTTCGGCTGGCTCAACTGCTTCATGA